A single genomic interval of Struthio camelus isolate bStrCam1 chromosome 9, bStrCam1.hap1, whole genome shotgun sequence harbors:
- the LOC104153236 gene encoding D-beta-hydroxybutyrate dehydrogenase, mitochondrial isoform X2, which translates to MPAKQECRALEIVPVCPATSSDKNGAEGKAVLITGCDKGFGHALAKRLHAKGFTVFAGCLLADEKGDGARELKSMESDRMKVLQINVCSDQEVAQAVDFVKRNLKEPEKGLWGLVNNAGVSTFGEVEFTSLDKYKEVAEINLWGTVRVTKAFLPLIRRAKGRVVNVASMLGRMVSPSRSCYCVSKFGVEAFSDCLRQEMYRWGVRVILIEPSNFVAATGILTADSIDVEAEVLWNGASDTVREDYGRAYFTRHVALMKSFVNSGLKDMSLVLNDITDALTSTHPNNRYNPMETYWWVRLQAMTHLPTAIADWLYIPGATL; encoded by the exons ATGCCAGCAAAACAGGAATGTAGAGCACTGGAGATTGTACCTGTTTGTCCAGCGACCTCTTCAGATAAAAATGGG GCTGAAGGGAAGGCAGTGCTAATAACAGGCTGTGACAAAGGTTTTGGACATGCCTTGGCAAAACGGCTTCatgcaaaaggattcactgtTTTTGCTGGGTGCTTGCTAGCG GATGAGAAAGGAGATGGAGCTAGGGAGCTGAAGAGCATGGAATCGGATCGCATGAAGGTGCTGCAGATCAATGTGTGCAGTGACCAGGAAGTGGCTCAAGCTGTGGATTTTGTGAAGAGGAACCTGAAGGAGCCAGAGAAAG GTCTCTGGGGCCTGGTGAACAATGCTGGTGTCTCGACCTTTGGAGAGGTGGAATTCACAAGTTTAGACAAGTATAAGGAAGTGGCAGAGATCAACCTGTGGGGCACTGTGAGAGTGACAAAGGCTTTCCTGCCCCTTATTCGCAGAGCTAAAG GCCGCGTCGTGAACGTCGCAAGCATGTTAGGGCGAATGGTGAGCCCGTCTCGCTCGTGCTATTGTGTTTCCAAGTTTGGGGTGGAGGCCTTCTCTGACTGTCTTCGGCAGGAGATGTACCGCTGGGGTGTCAGAGTCATCCTCATTGAGCCCAGTAACTTTGTGGCAGCGACGGGCATCCTGACTGCGGACAGCATCGATGTAGAGGCTGAGGTGCTGTGGAACGGGGCCAGTGACACTGTGCGGGAGGACTATGGGAGGGCATATTTCACTCGCCATGTGGCCCTAATGAAGTCCTTCGTTAACAGTGGCCTGAAGGACATGTCTCTGGTCTTGAATGACATCACTGATGCGCTCACTTCCACGCACCCGAACAACCGCTACAATCCCATGGAGACCTACTGGTGGGTGAGGCTGCAAGCCATGACACACCTGCCCACTGCCATTGCTGACTGGCTTTACATTCCTGGAGCCACACTGTAA
- the LOC104153236 gene encoding D-beta-hydroxybutyrate dehydrogenase, mitochondrial isoform X1: MRGVALLLALGAALLAGGGRRLARCLLPRLRRALPAEGKAVLITGCDKGFGHALAKRLHAKGFTVFAGCLLADEKGDGARELKSMESDRMKVLQINVCSDQEVAQAVDFVKRNLKEPEKGLWGLVNNAGVSTFGEVEFTSLDKYKEVAEINLWGTVRVTKAFLPLIRRAKGRVVNVASMLGRMVSPSRSCYCVSKFGVEAFSDCLRQEMYRWGVRVILIEPSNFVAATGILTADSIDVEAEVLWNGASDTVREDYGRAYFTRHVALMKSFVNSGLKDMSLVLNDITDALTSTHPNNRYNPMETYWWVRLQAMTHLPTAIADWLYIPGATL, encoded by the exons ATGCGCGGCGTCgcgctgctgctggcgctgggcGCCGCGCtgctggcgggcggcgggcggcgcctggcccgctgcctcctgccgcgGCTCCGCCGCGCCCTGCCC GCTGAAGGGAAGGCAGTGCTAATAACAGGCTGTGACAAAGGTTTTGGACATGCCTTGGCAAAACGGCTTCatgcaaaaggattcactgtTTTTGCTGGGTGCTTGCTAGCG GATGAGAAAGGAGATGGAGCTAGGGAGCTGAAGAGCATGGAATCGGATCGCATGAAGGTGCTGCAGATCAATGTGTGCAGTGACCAGGAAGTGGCTCAAGCTGTGGATTTTGTGAAGAGGAACCTGAAGGAGCCAGAGAAAG GTCTCTGGGGCCTGGTGAACAATGCTGGTGTCTCGACCTTTGGAGAGGTGGAATTCACAAGTTTAGACAAGTATAAGGAAGTGGCAGAGATCAACCTGTGGGGCACTGTGAGAGTGACAAAGGCTTTCCTGCCCCTTATTCGCAGAGCTAAAG GCCGCGTCGTGAACGTCGCAAGCATGTTAGGGCGAATGGTGAGCCCGTCTCGCTCGTGCTATTGTGTTTCCAAGTTTGGGGTGGAGGCCTTCTCTGACTGTCTTCGGCAGGAGATGTACCGCTGGGGTGTCAGAGTCATCCTCATTGAGCCCAGTAACTTTGTGGCAGCGACGGGCATCCTGACTGCGGACAGCATCGATGTAGAGGCTGAGGTGCTGTGGAACGGGGCCAGTGACACTGTGCGGGAGGACTATGGGAGGGCATATTTCACTCGCCATGTGGCCCTAATGAAGTCCTTCGTTAACAGTGGCCTGAAGGACATGTCTCTGGTCTTGAATGACATCACTGATGCGCTCACTTCCACGCACCCGAACAACCGCTACAATCCCATGGAGACCTACTGGTGGGTGAGGCTGCAAGCCATGACACACCTGCCCACTGCCATTGCTGACTGGCTTTACATTCCTGGAGCCACACTGTAA
- the LOC104153236 gene encoding D-beta-hydroxybutyrate dehydrogenase, mitochondrial isoform X4, translated as MRGVALLLALGAALLAGGGRRLARCLLPRLRRALPDEKGDGARELKSMESDRMKVLQINVCSDQEVAQAVDFVKRNLKEPEKGLWGLVNNAGVSTFGEVEFTSLDKYKEVAEINLWGTVRVTKAFLPLIRRAKGRVVNVASMLGRMVSPSRSCYCVSKFGVEAFSDCLRQEMYRWGVRVILIEPSNFVAATGILTADSIDVEAEVLWNGASDTVREDYGRAYFTRHVALMKSFVNSGLKDMSLVLNDITDALTSTHPNNRYNPMETYWWVRLQAMTHLPTAIADWLYIPGATL; from the exons ATGCGCGGCGTCgcgctgctgctggcgctgggcGCCGCGCtgctggcgggcggcgggcggcgcctggcccgctgcctcctgccgcgGCTCCGCCGCGCCCTGCCC GATGAGAAAGGAGATGGAGCTAGGGAGCTGAAGAGCATGGAATCGGATCGCATGAAGGTGCTGCAGATCAATGTGTGCAGTGACCAGGAAGTGGCTCAAGCTGTGGATTTTGTGAAGAGGAACCTGAAGGAGCCAGAGAAAG GTCTCTGGGGCCTGGTGAACAATGCTGGTGTCTCGACCTTTGGAGAGGTGGAATTCACAAGTTTAGACAAGTATAAGGAAGTGGCAGAGATCAACCTGTGGGGCACTGTGAGAGTGACAAAGGCTTTCCTGCCCCTTATTCGCAGAGCTAAAG GCCGCGTCGTGAACGTCGCAAGCATGTTAGGGCGAATGGTGAGCCCGTCTCGCTCGTGCTATTGTGTTTCCAAGTTTGGGGTGGAGGCCTTCTCTGACTGTCTTCGGCAGGAGATGTACCGCTGGGGTGTCAGAGTCATCCTCATTGAGCCCAGTAACTTTGTGGCAGCGACGGGCATCCTGACTGCGGACAGCATCGATGTAGAGGCTGAGGTGCTGTGGAACGGGGCCAGTGACACTGTGCGGGAGGACTATGGGAGGGCATATTTCACTCGCCATGTGGCCCTAATGAAGTCCTTCGTTAACAGTGGCCTGAAGGACATGTCTCTGGTCTTGAATGACATCACTGATGCGCTCACTTCCACGCACCCGAACAACCGCTACAATCCCATGGAGACCTACTGGTGGGTGAGGCTGCAAGCCATGACACACCTGCCCACTGCCATTGCTGACTGGCTTTACATTCCTGGAGCCACACTGTAA
- the LOC104153236 gene encoding D-beta-hydroxybutyrate dehydrogenase, mitochondrial isoform X3, with amino-acid sequence MHQAEGKAVLITGCDKGFGHALAKRLHAKGFTVFAGCLLADEKGDGARELKSMESDRMKVLQINVCSDQEVAQAVDFVKRNLKEPEKGLWGLVNNAGVSTFGEVEFTSLDKYKEVAEINLWGTVRVTKAFLPLIRRAKGRVVNVASMLGRMVSPSRSCYCVSKFGVEAFSDCLRQEMYRWGVRVILIEPSNFVAATGILTADSIDVEAEVLWNGASDTVREDYGRAYFTRHVALMKSFVNSGLKDMSLVLNDITDALTSTHPNNRYNPMETYWWVRLQAMTHLPTAIADWLYIPGATL; translated from the exons ATGCATCAG GCTGAAGGGAAGGCAGTGCTAATAACAGGCTGTGACAAAGGTTTTGGACATGCCTTGGCAAAACGGCTTCatgcaaaaggattcactgtTTTTGCTGGGTGCTTGCTAGCG GATGAGAAAGGAGATGGAGCTAGGGAGCTGAAGAGCATGGAATCGGATCGCATGAAGGTGCTGCAGATCAATGTGTGCAGTGACCAGGAAGTGGCTCAAGCTGTGGATTTTGTGAAGAGGAACCTGAAGGAGCCAGAGAAAG GTCTCTGGGGCCTGGTGAACAATGCTGGTGTCTCGACCTTTGGAGAGGTGGAATTCACAAGTTTAGACAAGTATAAGGAAGTGGCAGAGATCAACCTGTGGGGCACTGTGAGAGTGACAAAGGCTTTCCTGCCCCTTATTCGCAGAGCTAAAG GCCGCGTCGTGAACGTCGCAAGCATGTTAGGGCGAATGGTGAGCCCGTCTCGCTCGTGCTATTGTGTTTCCAAGTTTGGGGTGGAGGCCTTCTCTGACTGTCTTCGGCAGGAGATGTACCGCTGGGGTGTCAGAGTCATCCTCATTGAGCCCAGTAACTTTGTGGCAGCGACGGGCATCCTGACTGCGGACAGCATCGATGTAGAGGCTGAGGTGCTGTGGAACGGGGCCAGTGACACTGTGCGGGAGGACTATGGGAGGGCATATTTCACTCGCCATGTGGCCCTAATGAAGTCCTTCGTTAACAGTGGCCTGAAGGACATGTCTCTGGTCTTGAATGACATCACTGATGCGCTCACTTCCACGCACCCGAACAACCGCTACAATCCCATGGAGACCTACTGGTGGGTGAGGCTGCAAGCCATGACACACCTGCCCACTGCCATTGCTGACTGGCTTTACATTCCTGGAGCCACACTGTAA